A single window of Methylocella tundrae DNA harbors:
- a CDS encoding dienelactone hydrolase family protein, translated as MPADAKMSDIAGLTLPLPVSRRAFMATSTAAAAGYTLATGPVRADAIKTTADGLIAGAAAVKASDGEMPLYFARPEGVANPPIILVAMEVFGLHEFIKDVVRRLGKLGAFAVAPDYYFRKGDLTQITNFAQLMPLVNSKPDQELFSDLDATVAWAKAQGGDGSRLGIIGFCRGGRTVWLYSTHNPALKAGVSFYGSLMDPPNAFMPKNAFDLAGDVKAPVLGLYGAEDQGISPEQVRQMESRLKDAGKTAEFRIYPGAPHGFFADYRESYRQEAAEDAWRRATAWFKKYGVLD; from the coding sequence ATGCCCGCTGACGCCAAAATGTCCGACATCGCAGGCCTGACGCTCCCCTTACCTGTTTCCCGCCGCGCTTTCATGGCGACTTCGACAGCCGCCGCGGCGGGCTATACCTTGGCGACCGGCCCTGTGCGCGCCGATGCGATCAAAACCACCGCGGACGGCCTCATCGCGGGCGCTGCGGCCGTGAAGGCGAGCGATGGCGAGATGCCGCTCTACTTCGCAAGGCCGGAAGGCGTCGCCAACCCGCCGATCATTCTCGTTGCGATGGAGGTTTTCGGCCTGCATGAGTTCATCAAGGACGTCGTGCGCCGGCTCGGCAAATTAGGCGCCTTCGCGGTTGCGCCCGATTACTATTTCCGCAAGGGCGATCTGACGCAGATTACGAATTTCGCGCAATTGATGCCGCTCGTGAACAGCAAGCCCGATCAGGAATTATTCTCCGACCTCGACGCGACCGTCGCCTGGGCGAAGGCGCAGGGCGGCGATGGGAGCCGTCTCGGCATCATCGGCTTTTGCCGGGGCGGGCGCACCGTCTGGCTCTATTCCACACATAATCCGGCGTTGAAGGCGGGGGTTTCCTTTTATGGGAGCCTGATGGATCCGCCCAACGCCTTCATGCCGAAGAATGCTTTCGATCTGGCCGGAGACGTCAAAGCGCCGGTGCTCGGATTATATGGCGCGGAAGATCAGGGCATATCGCCAGAGCAGGTGCGGCAGATGGAAAGCAGATTGAAAGACGCCGGCAAGACGGCGGAATTCAGGATCTATCCCGGCGCGCCACATGGCTTTTTTGCCGATTATCGGGAGAGCTATCGCCAGGAGGCAGCCGAAGACGCATGGCGGCGCGCGACCGCCTGGTTCAAAAAATATGGCGTCCTCGATTGA
- a CDS encoding helix-turn-helix domain-containing protein: MGVEGRDKVKVLEAGALALSGQLGKTVQRLRKAYNLSLSELSEQSGVAKSIISQIERNETNPTLATIWRLSQALDVSIERVLQAADDEPFLEKSSRGDTPILVSDDGKCRLSIIGWIKTVEWLQWYEFSADPGGVLESEAHQRGSVESLSISEGELEVEVSGAIERAKAGETLRYRCDRPHIIRNVSARPANAMMVCILKAAAME; this comes from the coding sequence ATGGGCGTAGAAGGGCGCGACAAGGTCAAGGTTTTGGAGGCGGGCGCGCTCGCCTTGTCGGGCCAGCTCGGCAAAACGGTGCAGAGGCTCCGCAAAGCCTATAATCTGTCGCTGTCCGAGCTTTCCGAACAGTCGGGCGTCGCAAAATCCATCATCAGTCAGATCGAACGCAACGAGACCAATCCCACCCTCGCCACCATCTGGCGGCTGTCGCAGGCGCTCGATGTGTCGATCGAGCGCGTTCTGCAGGCAGCGGACGACGAACCCTTCCTTGAGAAATCCTCGCGCGGGGATACGCCGATCCTCGTCTCCGACGATGGCAAGTGCCGCCTGTCCATCATTGGCTGGATCAAGACCGTTGAATGGCTGCAATGGTATGAGTTTTCGGCCGATCCCGGCGGCGTGCTCGAGTCGGAGGCGCATCAGCGCGGATCCGTTGAAAGCCTTTCGATCAGCGAGGGCGAACTCGAAGTGGAGGTTTCCGGCGCGATCGAGCGTGCGAAGGCGGGCGAAACACTCCGATATCGCTGCGATCGCCCGCATATCATCCGTAACGTTTCCGCCAGGCCCGCGAACGCCATGATGGTCTGCATTTTGAAGGCTGCGGCGATGGAATGA
- a CDS encoding glycosyltransferase family 4 protein: MRILIATDAWKPQVNGVVRSLESVAKALREFGAEIEFLTPQGFASIPLPTYSEIKLAFASARAIRKRLDGAPIDHIHIATEGPVGYAARRYCLQGNRPFTTSYHTRFPEYIAARTRLPEAITYAVLRRFHNAGSGVMVSTASIASDLQSRGFERLMHWSRGVDHSQFTPAKALKLDLPRPIFLYAGRLAPEKNVESFLALDLPGSKVIVGDGPSRRALESAYPDAHFVGAKTSDALAVHYASSDVFVFPSRTDTFGMVLLEALSCGLPVAALPVAGPLDVIGDSGAGILDEDLRGACLRALDIPREKARAHALTFTWANSARQFLDNILLAKSTSSTRLIASPGF; encoded by the coding sequence ATGCGCATTCTGATTGCAACCGACGCCTGGAAGCCACAGGTCAACGGCGTCGTACGCTCGCTCGAATCGGTGGCGAAGGCGCTGCGCGAATTCGGCGCGGAAATCGAATTCTTGACGCCGCAAGGGTTTGCCTCGATCCCACTGCCGACCTATAGCGAGATCAAGCTCGCTTTTGCGAGCGCGAGGGCGATCCGCAAAAGGCTCGACGGCGCGCCGATCGACCACATTCATATTGCGACCGAAGGCCCTGTCGGATATGCCGCACGGCGCTACTGCCTGCAAGGCAATCGCCCCTTCACGACGAGCTATCATACCCGTTTTCCCGAATACATCGCCGCCCGCACGCGTCTTCCGGAGGCGATCACCTATGCTGTGCTGCGCCGCTTCCATAACGCCGGCTCGGGCGTCATGGTATCGACCGCCTCGATCGCCAGCGACCTCCAAAGCCGCGGCTTTGAGCGTCTCATGCATTGGTCGCGCGGCGTCGATCATAGCCAGTTCACCCCGGCCAAAGCTTTGAAGCTGGATCTGCCGCGCCCGATCTTCCTCTATGCCGGGCGCCTCGCGCCGGAGAAGAACGTCGAGAGCTTTCTTGCGCTCGATCTGCCCGGATCGAAAGTCATCGTCGGCGACGGTCCCTCGCGCCGGGCCCTGGAGAGCGCCTATCCCGACGCCCATTTCGTTGGGGCGAAGACCAGCGACGCCCTCGCCGTCCATTATGCGTCATCGGATGTTTTCGTGTTTCCGAGCCGCACGGACACCTTCGGCATGGTGCTGCTCGAGGCGCTGTCCTGCGGGCTGCCCGTCGCCGCCCTGCCCGTCGCCGGCCCGCTCGACGTCATCGGCGACAGCGGCGCCGGCATCCTCGACGAGGATTTGCGCGGCGCCTGCCTCAGGGCGCTCGATATCCCGCGCGAGAAGGCGCGCGCCCATGCGCTGACCTTCACCTGGGCCAATAGCGCGCGCCAGTTTCTGGACAATATCCTTCTGGCCAAATCGACGAGTTCCACGCGCCTCATCGCCAGCCCCGGCTTTTAG
- a CDS encoding FTR1 family iron permease — MIGALIIVLREVVEAGLIVGIVLAVTKTMPGRLPFIWGGLAAGLFGAGLVAVFAGVLSNAFEGVGQELFNASILAIAVIMLTWHNVWMARHGRELSAELRRVGSEVSNGSRSLMALAVVIAVAVLREGSEVVLFLYGVVISTHDSGLSLFAGGALGVFLGVSVCMLTYTGLVIIPVRYLFRVTSLLIAFMAAGMAAQCIAFLEQADIATGLGRTLWNTSAFLSDSSIPGRVLHTLLGYTDRPTQLQGLAYVGTLLVIFALMKLTAPSVKQNPRLAVN, encoded by the coding sequence GTGATTGGGGCTCTTATCATTGTTCTGCGCGAGGTGGTTGAAGCCGGACTTATCGTCGGCATCGTGCTCGCCGTCACGAAAACCATGCCTGGACGCCTTCCTTTCATCTGGGGCGGCCTTGCCGCCGGCCTTTTCGGCGCCGGCCTCGTCGCGGTTTTCGCGGGCGTCCTTTCAAACGCCTTCGAAGGCGTCGGGCAGGAACTCTTCAACGCTTCGATCCTCGCCATCGCCGTCATCATGCTGACCTGGCACAATGTCTGGATGGCCAGGCACGGGCGCGAGCTCAGCGCGGAGCTGCGCCGCGTCGGCAGCGAGGTCAGCAACGGATCGCGCTCGCTGATGGCCTTGGCGGTGGTTATCGCCGTCGCTGTGCTACGCGAAGGCTCCGAGGTTGTTCTGTTCCTCTATGGCGTTGTGATTTCAACCCATGATTCGGGTTTGAGCCTCTTTGCCGGCGGCGCCTTGGGCGTGTTTTTGGGCGTTAGCGTCTGCATGCTGACCTATACCGGCCTTGTCATCATACCTGTGCGCTATCTTTTCCGGGTGACGAGCCTCCTCATTGCTTTCATGGCCGCTGGCATGGCCGCGCAATGCATCGCCTTTCTTGAGCAGGCCGACATTGCAACGGGTCTTGGACGGACGCTCTGGAATACGTCGGCGTTCCTGTCCGACAGCAGCATTCCCGGCCGCGTGCTCCACACGCTTCTCGGCTATACGGATCGGCCGACGCAATTGCAGGGGCTCGCCTATGTCGGGACGCTTCTCGTCATATTCGCCCTGATGAAACTGACGGCGCCATCCGTGAAGCAAAACCCGAGGCTGGCCGTCAACTGA
- a CDS encoding UDP-2,3-diacylglucosamine diphosphatase gives MDHEREPNHYRTLFLSDIHLGTRGCQADLLLDFLKYNEAETVFLVGDVIDGWRLKSGWYWPQTHNDVVQKLLRQVRKGVKMVYVPGNHDEFARDFLGIFLGGVEVIDHAFHVTADGKRLLIIHGDQFDVVVKHARWLALLGDWAYDFALWANLWLNKARRSLGFSYWSLSAWAKFKVKNAVNFIGAFELALTDAARRHQADGVVCGHIHHAAIREMDGIMYVNTGDFVESCTAIAEHADGRLEILRWQSTAEERNAAAASAPPRTAPKAVA, from the coding sequence GTGGACCACGAACGAGAGCCGAACCATTATCGCACGCTGTTCCTTTCCGATATTCACCTCGGCACGCGCGGATGCCAGGCTGATCTGCTCCTCGACTTCCTGAAATACAATGAAGCGGAAACGGTTTTTCTTGTCGGCGACGTCATCGACGGATGGCGGCTGAAAAGCGGCTGGTACTGGCCGCAGACGCATAATGACGTCGTACAAAAGCTTTTGCGTCAGGTCCGCAAAGGCGTCAAAATGGTCTACGTGCCCGGCAATCATGACGAATTCGCGCGCGATTTCCTCGGCATCTTCCTCGGCGGGGTGGAGGTCATCGATCACGCCTTTCATGTCACAGCCGACGGCAAGCGCCTGCTGATCATCCACGGCGACCAGTTCGACGTCGTCGTCAAACACGCCCGCTGGCTGGCGCTTCTCGGCGATTGGGCTTATGACTTCGCGCTCTGGGCCAATCTATGGCTCAACAAAGCCCGGCGATCGCTTGGCTTTTCCTACTGGTCGCTGTCAGCCTGGGCCAAGTTTAAGGTGAAAAACGCGGTGAACTTCATCGGCGCTTTCGAGCTTGCCTTGACCGACGCGGCGCGGCGCCATCAAGCTGACGGCGTGGTTTGTGGGCATATTCATCATGCCGCAATCCGCGAGATGGACGGAATCATGTATGTCAATACGGGTGATTTCGTGGAGTCCTGCACCGCCATTGCGGAACACGCGGACGGACGCCTCGAGATCTTGCGCTGGCAGAGCACGGCCGAGGAGCGAAACGCGGCCGCGGCCTCCGCCCCGCCGCGAACCGCTCCCAAGGCAGTCGCCTGA
- a CDS encoding efflux RND transporter periplasmic adaptor subunit: protein MIKQFIAQMGRPPLTVAVAEAKAETWTPILPAIGSFRAVQGIDVAPQVGGAVVAVNVRSAQDVEKGTPLFEIDNFVEQADLKNYLAVLKNADLTLERQRQLSATGNTAKANFDSAQAARDTAAASVERIRAVIAQKKLVAPFSGRLGIRKIDLGQYVSPGTSMITLQQLDPIYVDFPVPEKWLDVLKPGQSIDVTVDAFPGKTFHGQVATIDARISPESRNVLVRGQFDNKDKQLLPGMFANVSVNAGEPEKVVTLPRTAISYSLYGDSIFAVVPAETPSGGAQAATASGGAQAATASGDVPLKLERRFVRVGEARGDRVAILEGVKPGEKIVSEGQVKLTPDASVRIDPDAKLTPQAVRPKE from the coding sequence ATGATCAAACAATTCATCGCGCAGATGGGGCGCCCTCCCCTGACCGTGGCGGTCGCCGAGGCGAAGGCTGAGACCTGGACGCCGATCCTCCCGGCGATCGGCAGCTTTCGCGCCGTGCAGGGCATTGACGTCGCTCCCCAGGTCGGCGGCGCCGTGGTCGCGGTCAATGTGCGGTCAGCGCAGGATGTCGAAAAAGGCACGCCTTTGTTCGAGATCGACAATTTCGTCGAGCAGGCGGATCTCAAGAATTATCTCGCCGTCCTCAAAAACGCCGATCTCACTCTGGAGCGGCAGCGTCAGTTGAGCGCGACAGGCAATACCGCCAAAGCGAATTTCGATTCAGCGCAGGCGGCGCGCGACACCGCCGCCGCATCGGTCGAGCGCATACGCGCCGTCATTGCCCAGAAGAAGCTGGTCGCGCCGTTTTCGGGCCGGCTCGGCATCCGTAAAATCGATCTCGGGCAGTATGTTTCGCCAGGGACCAGCATGATCACCCTGCAGCAACTGGATCCGATCTATGTCGATTTTCCCGTGCCGGAGAAATGGCTCGACGTTTTGAAGCCGGGACAGTCGATCGACGTCACGGTCGACGCTTTTCCCGGCAAGACCTTTCATGGGCAGGTCGCGACGATCGACGCGCGCATTTCGCCAGAAAGCCGCAATGTTCTGGTGCGCGGCCAGTTCGACAACAAAGACAAACAGCTTTTGCCGGGGATGTTCGCAAATGTGAGCGTCAACGCCGGCGAACCCGAAAAGGTCGTCACGCTGCCGCGCACCGCGATCAGCTATTCGCTCTACGGCGATAGCATTTTCGCTGTCGTGCCCGCCGAAACGCCGAGCGGCGGCGCGCAGGCGGCAACGGCCAGCGGCGGCGCGCAGGCAGCGACGGCCAGCGGCGACGTCCCTTTGAAGCTGGAGCGCCGGTTCGTGCGCGTTGGGGAAGCGCGTGGCGATCGGGTCGCCATTCTTGAGGGGGTCAAGCCGGGCGAGAAGATCGTTAGTGAGGGCCAGGTGAAGCTGACGCCGGATGCCAGCGTTCGCATTGATCCAGATGCGAAACTGACGCCGCAGGCCGTCCGGCCGAAGGAATAG
- a CDS encoding MFS transporter — MTPAKHGELPGESRDQTAVQLSIIAALLFLPLGLHLPYFPVWLSARGLSDAEIAAALATPMVLRVIATPLIAAFADRRGIGVALAACAVSLFAGYCGLRFATGFGPIFIGALIVAVAMGSLPALADALTLTEIRRAEVSARAPIAYGHIRVWTSIGVLAMMLSSGRIVEAFPGDRIIVALAGLSLFSVGVAVFAALRMNPTHVYAPGEGGRLTADGARLRLAIVGIAAAALIQSSHAEVYSFATIHWRESGLSPDLISAAWAMGVASESILFVIAARYFKSDRSAITFLLIGAGGAVLRWTAMSFDPGPGLVIALQAMHGLSFGATTCGSVLLLGSLASSSHRARMQGWLAAASSLSLAAATFACGRLTGLFGERAYLAMAALAGAGGVAALLAGWLKQRLPE; from the coding sequence TTGACACCGGCCAAACACGGAGAGCTGCCCGGCGAAAGCCGCGACCAGACCGCGGTTCAGCTCTCGATCATCGCCGCTCTGCTGTTTCTGCCGCTCGGACTTCATCTGCCTTATTTTCCGGTTTGGCTTTCCGCGCGCGGCCTCAGCGATGCGGAGATCGCGGCGGCGCTGGCGACGCCGATGGTTTTGCGCGTCATCGCAACACCTCTCATCGCTGCTTTTGCGGACAGGCGCGGCATCGGCGTCGCGCTCGCCGCCTGCGCCGTCAGTCTGTTCGCGGGCTATTGCGGGCTCCGCTTCGCCACGGGCTTTGGGCCAATTTTCATCGGCGCGCTGATCGTCGCGGTGGCGATGGGTTCGCTGCCGGCCCTCGCCGACGCCCTGACTCTCACGGAGATCCGGCGCGCCGAGGTATCCGCGCGGGCGCCCATCGCCTACGGCCATATTCGGGTCTGGACCTCGATCGGCGTCCTCGCCATGATGCTTTCGTCGGGCCGGATCGTCGAGGCCTTTCCAGGCGATCGCATCATCGTCGCGCTTGCCGGGCTTTCGTTGTTTTCGGTCGGCGTCGCCGTGTTCGCCGCTCTCAGGATGAACCCGACGCATGTTTATGCGCCGGGCGAGGGCGGACGCCTGACGGCTGACGGCGCGCGTCTGCGCCTCGCCATCGTCGGCATCGCGGCGGCGGCCCTGATCCAGTCGAGCCATGCGGAGGTCTATTCATTCGCGACCATCCATTGGCGTGAATCCGGGCTCTCGCCGGATCTCATCAGCGCCGCCTGGGCCATGGGCGTCGCGTCCGAAAGCATTCTCTTCGTCATTGCCGCGCGCTACTTCAAGAGCGACCGCAGCGCCATCACTTTTCTTCTCATTGGCGCGGGCGGAGCGGTGTTGCGCTGGACCGCCATGAGCTTCGATCCGGGGCCTGGCCTCGTCATCGCCCTGCAGGCGATGCATGGGCTGAGCTTTGGCGCGACGACCTGCGGCAGCGTGCTGCTGCTCGGGAGCCTTGCATCCTCATCACACCGCGCGCGGATGCAGGGTTGGCTCGCCGCGGCCTCCTCGCTCAGTCTTGCCGCCGCGACCTTCGCCTGCGGGCGGCTGACGGGCCTTTTCGGCGAGAGAGCCTATCTCGCCATGGCTGCCCTCGCCGGCGCCGGCGGCGTCGCCGCTCTCCTCGCCGGATGGCTGAAGCAACGGTTGCCGGAGTGA
- a CDS encoding efflux RND transporter permease subunit produces the protein MSFTDIFVRRPVLASVVSLLILLVGLQAGLKLQVRQYPELSSTTITITTSYPGANADVIKGFITTPIAQAVASAEGIDTLVSDSQQNTSTITLNLLLNANADRAVADVLSKVNQVKYLLPREALDPVVVKQTGDSTALLYMSFNSKVMTPSQITDYLTRVVQPKLQTIDGVANAQILGGQTFAMRVWLDPNKMAARGVTPNDVKLALAANNFTAAAGQIKGDFVQTSINAQTSLNSAKAFGQLVVSARGDALTRLGAIADIELGPESVDSSSAFDGLKAVFVGIYPTPSANPLQVINAVRQAFPELKSQLPVGLDAAIAYDATEFIRASIFEVEKTLAEAAVVVIVVIFLFLGSLRATVIPIVTIPLSLVGVMIILLALGYSINLLTLLALVLAIGLVVDDAIVVVENIYRHIEDGMTPKQAALQGAREITGPVISMTITLACVYAPIGFVSGLTGALFREFAFTLAGSVVVSGVIALTLSPMMCSLLLKAPEQKPHGFSAMLDRFFNWLRAAYQSRLHKTLNFRALTILILFGVLVLTGLLFVTTPKELAPEEDQGVIFILVKSPQYANLDYMEKATAQVQTAADQIPEKDHLFLINGSAGVHQGLGGLILKPWEQRKRSQKEILTALQPKLSAVTGAQVIAFSPPALPGSTGGPPIQFVVRSIGDYKQIAEVMAKIEAAARESGLFIFTDSDLKFDLPQIEFKIDADKANRLGLNMQEIGSSLATLLGGNYVNQFSMNGRSYHVIAQAPRDFRLTPEWLTRYQVRTTGGDLVSLATVASVSISVQPNGLPTFQQLNSATLQGVPFPGHTMGEAIAFLQEKAKEFLPAGFTVDYQGESRQYVQEGNTLLWTFVFAIVVIFLVLAAQFESFRDPLIILIALPTSMFGALLPLNILGVVGAASMNIYSQIGLVTLIGLISKHGILMVEFANRMQQEEGMSRREAIEHAAAVRLRPILMTTAAMVVGMIPLIVAEGAGARSRFAIGVVIASGMSIGTLFTLFVTPAVYTLIARDHQKHKKDRSDTDYDLFARHQSIADRSAAE, from the coding sequence ATGTCATTCACCGATATTTTCGTTCGTCGGCCGGTGCTCGCCAGCGTCGTCAGCCTGCTGATTTTGCTGGTCGGCCTGCAGGCCGGCCTCAAGCTTCAGGTCCGGCAATATCCGGAACTGTCCTCGACGACGATCACCATCACCACCTCTTATCCCGGCGCCAACGCCGACGTCATCAAAGGTTTCATCACGACCCCGATCGCCCAGGCCGTCGCCAGCGCCGAAGGCATCGATACTCTGGTGTCCGACTCGCAACAGAACACGTCGACGATCACCCTCAATCTTCTGCTGAACGCCAATGCGGACCGGGCGGTCGCCGACGTTCTGTCGAAAGTCAATCAGGTCAAATATCTGCTGCCGCGCGAGGCGCTGGATCCTGTCGTCGTGAAGCAGACCGGGGATTCAACGGCCCTCCTCTATATGTCTTTCAATTCGAAAGTCATGACGCCTTCGCAGATCACGGATTATCTGACGCGCGTCGTACAGCCGAAGCTGCAGACGATCGACGGCGTCGCCAACGCGCAAATTCTCGGCGGCCAGACCTTCGCCATGCGCGTCTGGCTCGATCCGAACAAGATGGCGGCGCGCGGCGTCACGCCAAACGACGTCAAACTGGCGCTGGCGGCCAATAATTTTACAGCCGCGGCGGGGCAGATCAAAGGTGATTTCGTTCAGACCAGCATCAATGCGCAAACTTCGCTGAATTCCGCCAAGGCCTTTGGCCAGTTGGTCGTGTCGGCGCGCGGCGACGCCCTGACGAGGCTGGGAGCGATCGCCGATATCGAACTTGGACCCGAGTCCGTCGATTCCTCCTCGGCGTTTGACGGCCTGAAAGCGGTCTTCGTCGGCATTTATCCAACCCCCAGCGCCAACCCTCTCCAAGTCATCAACGCCGTGCGGCAGGCGTTTCCCGAGCTCAAATCGCAGCTTCCCGTCGGGCTCGACGCGGCGATCGCATATGACGCGACGGAATTCATCCGGGCCTCGATCTTTGAAGTCGAAAAGACGCTGGCGGAAGCCGCGGTCGTCGTCATCGTGGTGATTTTCCTATTCCTTGGGAGCCTCCGCGCGACGGTCATTCCGATCGTCACCATCCCGCTTTCCCTCGTCGGCGTGATGATCATTCTTCTGGCGCTCGGCTATTCGATCAACCTTTTGACGCTGCTCGCCCTGGTGCTCGCCATCGGCCTCGTCGTCGATGACGCCATCGTCGTTGTCGAAAACATCTATCGTCACATCGAAGACGGAATGACGCCAAAACAAGCGGCGCTACAGGGCGCGCGCGAAATCACCGGCCCCGTCATTTCCATGACGATCACGCTCGCCTGCGTCTACGCGCCGATCGGCTTCGTCTCCGGACTGACCGGCGCGTTGTTTCGCGAGTTCGCTTTCACGCTGGCTGGCTCCGTCGTCGTATCAGGCGTCATCGCGCTGACGCTGTCTCCGATGATGTGCTCTCTTCTGCTCAAGGCGCCTGAGCAGAAGCCGCATGGTTTTTCGGCCATGCTCGACCGATTTTTCAACTGGCTGCGCGCCGCCTATCAAAGCCGCCTGCACAAGACGCTGAATTTCCGCGCACTGACGATTTTAATTCTGTTTGGCGTGCTCGTGCTGACCGGCCTCTTGTTCGTAACGACGCCAAAGGAACTCGCGCCCGAGGAGGATCAGGGCGTGATCTTCATCCTGGTCAAATCGCCGCAATACGCCAATCTCGACTATATGGAGAAAGCGACCGCGCAGGTTCAGACCGCCGCCGACCAAATCCCGGAGAAAGATCACCTTTTTCTCATCAATGGCTCGGCTGGCGTGCATCAGGGTCTTGGCGGTCTGATCCTCAAGCCCTGGGAGCAGCGCAAGCGCAGCCAGAAAGAAATTCTCACCGCCCTGCAGCCCAAGCTTTCAGCGGTCACGGGCGCGCAGGTGATCGCGTTCTCGCCGCCCGCGCTGCCGGGATCGACAGGCGGCCCGCCGATCCAGTTCGTCGTGCGCAGCATTGGCGACTATAAGCAAATCGCCGAAGTCATGGCCAAAATCGAGGCCGCGGCGCGCGAAAGCGGACTGTTCATTTTCACCGACAGCGATCTCAAATTCGATCTGCCGCAAATCGAGTTCAAGATCGACGCCGACAAGGCCAATCGGCTCGGCCTCAACATGCAGGAAATCGGCTCCTCGCTGGCGACGCTGCTCGGCGGCAATTACGTCAATCAGTTCAGCATGAATGGGCGCAGCTATCATGTCATCGCGCAGGCGCCGCGCGATTTCAGGCTGACTCCGGAATGGCTGACCCGCTATCAGGTCCGCACCACCGGCGGCGACCTCGTCTCGCTCGCGACCGTTGCAAGCGTCTCAATCAGCGTGCAGCCAAATGGCCTGCCGACGTTTCAGCAGCTGAACTCGGCGACGCTCCAGGGGGTGCCTTTCCCGGGCCATACGATGGGCGAGGCCATCGCCTTCCTGCAGGAGAAGGCAAAAGAGTTTCTGCCCGCCGGCTTCACCGTCGACTATCAGGGCGAGAGCCGGCAATATGTCCAGGAAGGCAACACACTGCTGTGGACTTTCGTCTTTGCGATCGTCGTCATTTTCCTCGTTCTGGCGGCCCAGTTCGAAAGCTTCCGCGATCCGCTGATTATCCTGATCGCCCTGCCGACGTCGATGTTCGGCGCGCTGCTGCCCCTGAACATCCTCGGCGTCGTCGGCGCCGCAAGCATGAATATCTATTCGCAGATCGGCCTCGTCACGCTCATCGGCCTCATCTCCAAGCATGGCATCCTGATGGTCGAATTCGCCAACCGGATGCAGCAGGAAGAAGGCATGAGCCGCAGGGAGGCGATCGAACACGCCGCCGCCGTGCGGCTGCGTCCGATTCTCATGACCACGGCGGCGATGGTGGTCGGCATGATTCCGCTCATCGTCGCCGAGGGCGCAGGCGCGCGCAGCCGTTTCGCAATCGGCGTCGTCATCGCCTCCGGCATGAGCATCGGCACGCTCTTTACCCTGTTCGTGACGCCCGCGGTCTATACGCTGATCGCGCGGGATCATCAGAAACACAAAAAAGATAGGTCCGACACGGACTATGACCTGTTTGCCCGGCATCAGAGCATCGCCGACCGTTCGGCGGCCGAATAG
- a CDS encoding S1C family serine protease, with amino-acid sequence MESFPSFILDETEAGFSDEPSEAGARLRSEALGAADDGFLLDAYSKSVTRIVEQVGPSVVRLDIRRGDGRRGGSGSGVIVSPDGLILTNSHVIQGARRADVSTLDGRSLSGRVLGDDPDTDLALVRIDENTTLPAARLGDSKRLRPGEIAIAIGNPLGFDSTVTAGVISALGRSLRSNNGRMIDDVIQTDAALNPGNSGGPLVASNGDVIGVNTAIIAGAQGICFAVAANTARFVLGELVAHGRVRRAYLGVGAGTVALPRRIALRLGLQQTQGAVVSSVEPQSPADHAGLLSGDILLAVDGNPVSGADDLVRLLGADLIDRVAPLDILRRSDRRRFWVALRERDSGPRPK; translated from the coding sequence ATGGAGTCTTTTCCTTCCTTTATTCTCGATGAAACCGAGGCTGGCTTTTCGGATGAGCCCTCCGAGGCTGGCGCGCGCCTGCGCTCCGAAGCGCTCGGCGCTGCTGACGACGGCTTCCTTCTCGACGCCTATTCGAAGAGCGTGACGCGCATCGTCGAACAGGTGGGTCCGAGCGTCGTGCGTCTCGACATCAGGCGCGGCGACGGGCGAAGAGGCGGCTCCGGCTCTGGCGTCATCGTCTCGCCGGACGGCCTCATTCTGACCAATAGCCATGTTATCCAGGGGGCCCGCCGCGCGGACGTCTCGACCCTCGACGGGCGCTCGCTCTCCGGCCGCGTCCTTGGCGATGACCCGGACACGGACCTCGCCCTGGTGCGGATCGACGAAAACACGACTCTTCCCGCCGCAAGGCTTGGCGATTCCAAGAGATTGAGGCCTGGCGAAATCGCCATCGCCATCGGCAATCCGCTCGGTTTCGATTCGACCGTCACCGCCGGCGTCATATCGGCGCTCGGCCGTTCGCTACGCTCGAATAATGGCCGCATGATCGACGATGTGATCCAGACCGACGCAGCGCTCAATCCCGGCAATTCGGGCGGGCCGCTCGTCGCCTCCAATGGCGACGTCATCGGCGTCAACACGGCGATCATCGCCGGCGCGCAGGGCATCTGCTTCGCCGTGGCGGCGAATACGGCGCGCTTCGTCCTCGGCGAACTTGTCGCGCATGGCCGCGTGCGCCGCGCCTATCTCGGCGTCGGCGCCGGAACGGTCGCTCTGCCGCGGCGAATCGCGCTCCGGCTCGGGCTCCAGCAGACGCAGGGCGCTGTCGTCAGTTCGGTCGAGCCGCAAAGTCCGGCGGATCATGCGGGCCTTCTCAGCGGCGATATTCTGCTCGCCGTCGACGGCAATCCTGTGTCTGGCGCCGACGATCTCGTACGCTTGCTTGGCGCCGATCTGATCGACCGCGTGGCGCCGCTCGATATACTTCGCCGGTCGGACAGGCGCAGATTCTGGGTTGCGCTGCGCGAGCGCGACAGCGGCCCGAGGCCCAAATGA